From Atribacterota bacterium, one genomic window encodes:
- a CDS encoding ATP-binding protein: MKSNNVVYREVPIEKLRWNFDLDKFDFSSTNDLKPCEKILGQERALKALELGLDMEFLGYNLFITGKPGTGRSSTIKKLLLNRKRNGIIFDDKCYVHNFKDPDMPKAISLPAGHGNKFKKDMDNLVNTLKKHIPSLLESDKYQKSKEAITENFKKKQHSLVKDFEDRVKSENFTVVQVQIGPYTKPDILPVIDKKPINLENLENMVAEKKFSKEEFEKIKQKHQQFTHEITKISKKISDLQKEFNKKLAELENRIITPLVEDVIKDIQKKYTNKSIDDYLKEVKKNVLENINRFTAKEEQPSPIPGLKFPQAKDEFTDFSVNVLVDNSDTSNSPIIIETHPSYKNLFGIIERRMDRTGHWITDFTKIKAGSLLKANGGFLVVNALDVLLEPGVWPSLKRTLLNQRIEPETYDPFPMFSTSALKPEPIECNVKVIMIGDPYIYQLLYFRDEDFSKIFKVKADFDTVTENDDENVYQYACFIKHLCERENLLPFDKSGIAGAIEYAVRLAGRKNKISTHFNSLVDLLRESDYWARRDNKKITEKKHVNQAIEEKIERLNLIENKIQEMIEQGTLMIDTEGCVIGQVNGLSVYNLGEYSFGKPTRITARTSMGRAGIINIEREADLSGKTHNKGVLILSGYLRSKYAQDKPLTVSASICFEQSYAGVDGDSASSTEAYALISSITNIPLRQDIAVTGSVNQKGEIQAIGGVNQKIEGFYDVCVAKGLTGTQGVIIPEANISDLMLREHVVQAIKENKFHLFSVKTIDEGIEVLTGRKAGKMLKNGKFEKNSINDLVSRKLLEFAVKLREFGKEKNTGKQKK, translated from the coding sequence ATGAAATCTAACAATGTTGTTTATCGTGAAGTTCCTATTGAAAAACTTAGATGGAATTTTGATTTAGATAAATTTGATTTTTCCTCTACTAATGACTTAAAACCATGTGAAAAAATACTTGGTCAGGAAAGAGCGCTAAAAGCTTTGGAATTAGGCCTTGATATGGAATTTCTTGGTTATAATCTTTTTATTACCGGGAAACCAGGTACCGGAAGAAGCAGCACCATTAAAAAATTGTTATTGAATAGAAAAAGAAATGGTATTATCTTTGATGATAAATGTTATGTCCATAATTTTAAAGATCCTGATATGCCCAAAGCAATTAGTTTACCAGCCGGACATGGAAATAAGTTTAAAAAAGATATGGACAACTTAGTCAATACATTGAAAAAGCACATACCTTCTCTTTTAGAAAGTGATAAATACCAAAAAAGCAAAGAAGCGATTACAGAAAATTTTAAAAAGAAACAACATTCTTTGGTTAAAGATTTTGAAGACCGGGTTAAATCCGAAAACTTCACAGTTGTTCAGGTTCAGATAGGTCCTTATACTAAACCTGACATCCTGCCTGTTATTGATAAAAAACCAATTAATTTAGAAAATTTAGAAAATATGGTAGCAGAAAAGAAATTTTCAAAAGAGGAGTTTGAGAAAATTAAACAAAAACATCAGCAATTCACACATGAAATTACAAAAATATCCAAAAAAATAAGTGATTTGCAGAAAGAATTTAACAAAAAATTGGCAGAACTGGAAAACAGGATTATTACTCCGTTAGTAGAAGATGTAATTAAGGACATTCAAAAAAAGTATACCAATAAATCAATAGATGATTATTTAAAAGAAGTGAAAAAAAATGTTTTGGAAAATATAAATAGATTTACCGCCAAAGAAGAACAACCATCCCCTATTCCCGGTTTAAAATTTCCTCAGGCAAAAGATGAATTCACCGACTTTTCTGTGAATGTTTTAGTTGATAATTCTGATACCTCAAATTCACCGATAATTATTGAAACACATCCTTCATATAAAAACCTTTTTGGTATTATAGAAAGACGGATGGACAGGACCGGTCATTGGATAACTGATTTTACTAAAATAAAAGCAGGTTCTTTATTAAAAGCCAATGGGGGTTTTTTAGTCGTCAATGCCCTGGATGTATTACTGGAACCCGGTGTTTGGCCTTCTCTTAAAAGAACATTATTAAACCAGAGAATAGAACCTGAAACATATGACCCATTTCCTATGTTTAGCACCTCTGCATTAAAACCTGAACCAATAGAGTGCAATGTTAAAGTTATCATGATTGGAGATCCTTATATTTATCAACTTCTCTACTTCAGGGATGAGGACTTCAGTAAAATTTTTAAGGTTAAAGCAGATTTTGATACTGTAACCGAAAATGATGATGAAAATGTTTATCAGTATGCCTGTTTTATAAAGCATCTATGCGAAAGAGAAAATTTACTTCCCTTTGATAAAAGCGGAATAGCCGGTGCAATTGAATATGCAGTGAGATTGGCAGGTAGAAAAAACAAGATATCTACACATTTTAACAGCCTTGTTGACTTGCTCAGGGAATCTGATTACTGGGCAAGGAGAGATAATAAAAAAATTACTGAGAAAAAACATGTTAACCAGGCCATAGAGGAGAAAATAGAAAGACTGAATCTAATTGAAAACAAGATTCAGGAAATGATTGAACAAGGTACTTTAATGATTGATACAGAAGGTTGTGTAATCGGCCAGGTTAATGGGCTTTCTGTTTATAATTTAGGAGAATACTCGTTTGGCAAACCTACAAGGATTACCGCCAGAACTTCTATGGGAAGAGCCGGAATAATAAATATTGAAAGGGAAGCCGACTTAAGCGGAAAAACACACAATAAAGGTGTGCTTATCTTAAGTGGCTATTTAAGATCTAAATATGCTCAGGATAAACCATTAACTGTCAGTGCCAGCATTTGCTTTGAGCAGTCATATGCAGGAGTTGATGGTGATAGTGCCTCTTCGACTGAAGCATATGCACTTATTTCCAGTATTACAAATATTCCACTAAGACAGGATATAGCGGTTACCGGTTCTGTAAATCAAAAAGGTGAAATTCAAGCTATCGGTGGGGTAAACCAGAAAATTGAAGGATTTTATGATGTTTGTGTGGCAAAAGGATTGACAGGTACTCAAGGTGTAATAATTCCTGAAGCGAATATCTCAGACCTCATGTTAAGAGAACATGTTGTTCAGGCAATTAAAGAAAATAAATTCCATCTTTTTTCTGTTAAGACTATTGATGAAGGTATAGAAGTTTTAACGGGTAGAAAAGCCGGTAAAATGTTAAAAAACGGTAAATTTGAAAAGAATTCCATAAATGACCTGGTAAGCCGGAAGCTTTTGGAATTCGCCGTTAAATTAAGAGAATTTGGCAAAGAAAAAAACACTGGAAAGCAAAAAAAATAA
- a CDS encoding LysM peptidoglycan-binding domain-containing protein: MSKNIAIVFFILFIIVALIGYLNYNRLNKIQDELIKRDTLLAESNQSIEQKEDEIGNMEEGIKEAEETKSEAGSTKDEFEYIETEMQARIKTYQEELQELRERLEETIAQSKIESQTIVQLNEEKSKLEDLLKEQETQWKSREEENQKAISSLQKEIDRYEENIDMVSKKIINLEEYLDTEIIRREKLEKEITRYEDNIAELDAKLSLEQDNEIRAQEISRLMVTKQQLEEEIEDKDTLLEQITNDYQKLQIESSGYQEKIAELHKKSNMIEEQSMVLNDILANIEFLKEEKSKLEALLYGKEAEWLAKEEDNKKTIARLHTEVQEYELSLKEIGNEMLSLKQEITEKVTLKEKVSREIDRFENEINNLRQEVADFQDLKESYEVVFNQLQSNKELLEKQLEGKGLEIEQQEYEELLQQISIYQQQVEEIRGELTLAKEKKEFLLNEQFAMLKNDMETLEKALTEKEVEWRRENKENQELISYLKEQLERYQEEIEVVKLDSSILKEEMAVQLELQQERVARIKDREEQIADFVLQIEEHAKRMEDYEVTVKELRSKLRQQENLTYQEQQELLERIVALATERELIQDSIDKYHKQISRLEYEIAELQGKLAGLETESEYYEVKSGDCLWTIARDKYKEGLAWTKIFRANRQLIENPDLIYPYQRIIIPE, encoded by the coding sequence ATGTCTAAAAATATCGCAATAGTTTTTTTTATCCTTTTTATCATAGTGGCTTTGATTGGCTATTTGAATTATAACCGTCTTAATAAAATCCAGGATGAGCTAATAAAGAGAGATACTTTGTTGGCAGAATCAAACCAATCAATTGAACAAAAAGAAGATGAGATTGGCAATATGGAAGAAGGGATAAAGGAAGCGGAAGAAACAAAATCAGAAGCAGGGTCAACTAAAGATGAGTTTGAATACATAGAGACAGAGATGCAAGCCAGGATAAAAACATATCAAGAAGAATTACAGGAATTACGGGAAAGATTAGAAGAGACAATAGCTCAAAGTAAGATCGAATCCCAGACAATAGTTCAACTGAATGAAGAAAAGTCAAAACTGGAGGATCTTCTTAAAGAACAGGAAACTCAATGGAAATCAAGGGAAGAAGAGAATCAAAAAGCTATTTCTTCTTTACAGAAGGAAATTGACAGATATGAAGAAAATATAGACATGGTTAGTAAAAAAATTATAAATTTAGAAGAATATTTAGATACTGAGATTATAAGAAGAGAAAAATTGGAAAAAGAAATTACAAGATATGAAGACAATATTGCGGAATTAGATGCAAAATTGTCTCTGGAACAAGATAATGAAATACGAGCACAGGAAATAAGCCGATTAATGGTAACCAAACAACAATTGGAAGAGGAAATTGAAGATAAGGACACTCTCCTGGAACAGATTACAAATGATTACCAAAAACTCCAGATAGAATCATCCGGATATCAAGAAAAGATTGCAGAATTACATAAAAAATCAAATATGATTGAAGAACAAAGTATGGTTTTAAATGATATCCTGGCAAATATAGAGTTTTTAAAAGAAGAGAAATCTAAATTAGAAGCTTTATTGTACGGAAAAGAAGCTGAATGGTTAGCGAAAGAAGAAGATAATAAAAAGACAATTGCCCGCCTTCATACAGAAGTGCAGGAATATGAATTAAGTTTGAAAGAAATCGGAAATGAAATGTTATCCTTAAAACAAGAGATAACAGAAAAAGTTACTTTAAAGGAAAAGGTTTCCAGGGAAATTGATCGTTTTGAAAATGAAATAAATAATCTCAGACAAGAAGTTGCTGATTTTCAGGACTTAAAAGAATCCTATGAAGTCGTGTTTAATCAGTTACAGTCAAATAAGGAGTTGTTAGAAAAGCAATTAGAGGGGAAAGGACTTGAAATAGAACAACAGGAATACGAAGAATTGTTACAACAAATAAGCATATATCAGCAACAGGTAGAAGAAATAAGAGGGGAACTGACACTGGCTAAAGAGAAAAAAGAATTTCTTTTGAATGAACAATTTGCCATGCTGAAAAATGATATGGAAACCCTGGAGAAAGCACTCACTGAAAAAGAAGTTGAATGGAGAAGGGAAAATAAGGAGAACCAGGAATTAATTTCGTATCTAAAAGAACAATTGGAAAGATATCAAGAGGAAATTGAAGTAGTTAAATTAGACAGCAGCATTTTAAAGGAAGAAATGGCTGTCCAGCTCGAGCTGCAACAGGAGAGGGTGGCGAGGATTAAAGATAGGGAAGAACAGATAGCCGATTTTGTTTTACAGATAGAAGAACACGCGAAAAGAATGGAAGATTATGAAGTAACAGTTAAAGAATTAAGATCAAAACTTCGTCAGCAAGAGAATCTTACTTATCAGGAACAACAAGAGTTACTGGAAAGAATCGTTGCTTTAGCGACAGAAAGAGAATTAATTCAGGATAGTATTGATAAATATCATAAACAAATTAGCAGGTTAGAATATGAGATTGCTGAATTACAAGGAAAGTTAGCCGGATTAGAAACAGAAAGTGAGTATTATGAAGTAAAAAGCGGTGATTGTCTATGGACTATTGCCAGAGACAAATACAAAGAAGGTCTTGCCTGGACAAAGATATTCAGAGCTAACCGGCAGTTAATCGAAAATCCGGATTTAATATACCCCTATCAACGAATAATTATTCCAGAATAG
- the clpB gene encoding ATP-dependent chaperone ClpB, with the protein MQFDKYTVKAQEAIGQAQQLALQYNHQEIKSEHLLLALIQQKDGIVPSVLNKLEIDISDLKSFLEKKLQKFPSISGGGNNQYVGNELNVVFNKAVQEAAKLKDEYISTEHLFLALIELENSSFEQYFRNKGINRDSIFRSLMTIRGNQRITDQNPEEKYQALEKYSRDLTQLARQGKLDPVIGRDDEIRRVMQVLSRRTKNNPVLIGEPGVGKTAIAEGLARRIVSGDVPEGLKNKRVVTLDISSLVAGAKFRGEFEDRLKAVLKEVEKAEGSIILFIDEMHTLVGAGAAEGAIDASNMLKPALARGELHCIGATTLKEYRKYIEKDAALERRFQMVLVKEPTVEDTIAILRGLKERYEVHHGVKIMDSALIAAATLSNRYITDRFLPDKAIDLVDESASGLRMEIDSMPIEIDEIERKIMQLQIEKQALKKDNDNVARDKIKNIDKELSNLEEQKNSLTSRWNHEKEIIQKINKIKSDLEGAKTESEQAERNGDLNLAAEIKYGRIPELEKQLEDNNKKISSLQKSSRMLKEEITEEDIAQIVSKWTNIPVGRLMEGETEKLIKMEEELKKRVVGQDEAVSLVSNAIRRSRVGISDPNRPVGSFIFMGPTGVGKTELARSLAAFLFNDENSLIRIDMSEYMEKHSVARLIGAPPGYVGYEEGGQLTEVVRRRPYSVILFDEIEKAHSDVFNILLQIMDDGRLTDGQGRIVNFKNAILIMTSNIASEYIYQMDLSNKDEMTQQINQVLRNHFKPEFLNRVDEIITFNRLDKDQIIKIVDIQLDILKKRLEEKNIILSVTTKAKELLAQRGFDPQYGARPLKRTIQKHVQDPLALQMLEGAIKENDNVRVECDDNKEIVFSKIV; encoded by the coding sequence ATGCAATTTGATAAATATACAGTTAAAGCGCAGGAAGCAATTGGTCAGGCTCAGCAATTAGCTTTACAATACAATCATCAGGAGATTAAAAGTGAGCATTTGCTTCTTGCATTAATACAACAAAAGGATGGTATCGTACCATCAGTTTTAAATAAATTAGAAATTGATATTTCAGATTTAAAATCTTTTTTAGAAAAAAAGTTACAAAAATTTCCCAGCATTTCCGGCGGAGGAAATAATCAATATGTTGGAAATGAACTAAATGTTGTTTTTAATAAGGCCGTTCAGGAAGCAGCTAAACTAAAAGATGAATATATTAGTACAGAACATTTATTTTTAGCCTTGATTGAGTTAGAAAACAGCTCCTTTGAGCAGTATTTTAGAAACAAAGGCATTAACAGAGATAGTATTTTCCGCTCTTTAATGACTATAAGAGGAAACCAGAGAATCACAGATCAGAACCCGGAAGAAAAATATCAGGCATTAGAGAAATATTCTCGGGATTTGACTCAATTAGCAAGACAGGGTAAATTAGATCCGGTGATAGGAAGGGATGATGAGATAAGGAGAGTGATGCAGGTATTATCAAGAAGAACAAAGAATAATCCTGTGTTAATCGGTGAGCCCGGGGTTGGCAAAACAGCAATTGCTGAAGGGCTGGCACGTCGAATAGTTAGCGGAGATGTACCGGAAGGATTAAAGAATAAAAGAGTTGTAACTTTAGATATTAGTTCACTGGTTGCAGGAGCAAAGTTTAGAGGTGAATTTGAGGATAGACTTAAGGCAGTTTTAAAGGAAGTAGAAAAGGCAGAAGGCTCAATAATATTGTTTATTGACGAGATGCATACATTAGTTGGTGCAGGAGCAGCTGAGGGAGCAATTGATGCCTCAAATATGCTTAAGCCTGCCCTGGCAAGGGGTGAGTTGCATTGTATTGGAGCAACAACATTAAAAGAGTATCGTAAATATATTGAAAAAGATGCAGCTCTTGAAAGAAGATTCCAGATGGTACTGGTAAAAGAACCTACTGTGGAGGATACAATTGCCATATTACGCGGATTAAAAGAGCGATATGAAGTTCATCATGGTGTAAAAATAATGGATTCGGCATTAATAGCGGCTGCAACATTATCTAATCGCTATATTACTGATCGTTTTTTGCCTGATAAGGCTATAGATTTAGTCGATGAATCAGCATCCGGATTAAGAATGGAAATAGATAGTATGCCGATAGAAATCGATGAAATAGAAAGAAAAATTATGCAACTCCAGATAGAAAAGCAGGCATTAAAGAAGGATAATGACAATGTTGCCAGGGATAAGATTAAAAATATTGATAAAGAATTGAGTAATTTGGAAGAACAGAAAAATAGCCTGACATCCAGATGGAACCATGAAAAAGAAATTATTCAAAAAATAAATAAAATCAAAAGTGACCTGGAAGGTGCAAAGACTGAAAGTGAACAAGCTGAAAGAAATGGGGATTTAAACCTTGCTGCTGAGATAAAATATGGTAGAATCCCTGAATTGGAAAAACAACTGGAAGATAATAACAAAAAAATATCTTCATTACAGAAGAGTTCAAGAATGTTGAAAGAAGAGATTACTGAAGAAGATATAGCTCAAATTGTTTCAAAATGGACTAATATTCCCGTAGGTCGATTAATGGAGGGAGAAACTGAAAAATTAATTAAGATGGAAGAGGAACTGAAAAAAAGGGTTGTTGGCCAGGATGAAGCTGTAAGCCTGGTATCAAATGCCATAAGGCGTTCCAGAGTAGGGATTTCTGATCCGAACAGACCTGTGGGTTCTTTTATTTTTATGGGTCCAACAGGAGTAGGTAAGACAGAATTAGCCAGGAGTTTGGCGGCTTTTCTGTTTAATGATGAAAATTCCCTGATTAGAATTGATATGTCTGAATATATGGAAAAACATAGTGTAGCAAGATTAATTGGTGCCCCTCCCGGTTATGTTGGATATGAAGAAGGAGGGCAACTGACAGAGGTTGTAAGACGAAGACCCTATTCAGTAATACTGTTTGATGAAATAGAAAAAGCCCATAGTGATGTTTTTAATATTTTATTGCAAATCATGGATGACGGAAGGCTAACAGATGGACAGGGGAGAATTGTTAATTTTAAAAATGCGATTCTTATTATGACCTCTAATATTGCCAGTGAATATATATATCAGATGGATTTATCAAACAAGGATGAAATGACACAGCAAATAAATCAGGTTTTGAGGAATCATTTTAAACCTGAATTTTTGAATCGTGTGGATGAAATTATTACTTTCAACCGTTTGGATAAGGATCAGATTATTAAAATTGTCGATATTCAGCTTGATATTTTAAAGAAGCGATTAGAAGAAAAAAATATTATATTAAGTGTTACTACAAAAGCAAAGGAATTACTTGCCCAAAGAGGTTTTGATCCTCAATATGGAGCCAGGCCTTTAAAACGAACCATACAAAAGCATGTCCAGGATCCATTGGCATTGCAAATGCTGGAAGGGGCAATAAAGGAAAATGATAATGTCAGGGTTGAGTGTGATGATAATAAAGAAATAGTGTTTTCGAAGATTGTATAA
- a CDS encoding DUF5668 domain-containing protein produces MSGTQFLKGLAIILVGIILLLNNFNILDWSVWYNILRLWPLLLISLGISLIFRRRLSWLAPLVIVLGIIIGAVAGNMGIDLHLEGKITTQTQTLQRELELTPVVKESTQEDDYVPQTEEDVEEIPKEESDTEISIDEEESVEVIEEEIEEELIIAPNIQKANLHLSYDIGFFKLEFPTPLLYQCQVSYRYPEFKPVEDYSLSDNEANIHIYHDSISSSSKQFRSPNNNIDLKLNKEMIYEILIETGATTIDYDLSNFKVEKLTIKSGASDISLITPQYNGEITIDSGVSKIDIGIPANVGVALNLDTGLSMKELDDKFTSEENNNFISENYNDAEYKVSIDIDSGLSQINIHYL; encoded by the coding sequence ATGAGTGGAACTCAATTCCTTAAAGGGTTAGCTATTATCTTAGTTGGAATTATTCTCTTATTGAATAATTTTAACATACTGGACTGGTCTGTCTGGTATAATATATTAAGACTCTGGCCTTTACTTCTAATTAGTCTGGGTATCAGCTTAATATTCAGGAGAAGACTTTCCTGGCTTGCCCCACTGGTAATAGTATTAGGAATCATTATTGGTGCTGTTGCCGGCAATATGGGTATAGATTTGCACTTGGAAGGTAAAATAACTACTCAGACCCAAACACTTCAAAGAGAACTTGAATTAACACCGGTTGTTAAAGAATCCACGCAGGAGGATGATTACGTCCCCCAAACAGAAGAAGATGTTGAGGAAATCCCTAAAGAGGAAAGTGACACTGAAATTAGTATTGATGAAGAGGAGTCTGTTGAAGTAATTGAAGAAGAAATCGAAGAAGAACTCATAATAGCACCTAATATTCAAAAGGCCAACCTTCATTTGAGCTATGATATTGGCTTTTTTAAACTTGAATTCCCTACTCCCCTTTTATATCAATGCCAGGTAAGTTACAGGTATCCGGAATTTAAACCTGTTGAAGATTATTCACTTTCAGATAATGAAGCTAATATTCATATATATCATGATTCTATCTCGTCTTCCAGTAAACAATTTCGCAGTCCTAATAATAACATTGATTTGAAGCTTAACAAAGAAATGATTTATGAAATACTTATTGAAACAGGTGCCACAACCATCGATTATGATCTTTCAAATTTTAAAGTAGAAAAATTAACAATAAAAAGTGGAGCATCTGACATAAGCTTAATTACTCCTCAATACAATGGGGAAATTACTATCGACTCAGGGGTATCTAAGATTGATATAGGTATTCCGGCTAATGTTGGAGTTGCTCTTAATTTGGATACCGGGTTAAGCATGAAAGAACTGGATGATAAATTTACATCAGAAGAAAATAACAATTTTATTTCAGAAAACTATAATGATGCAGAATACAAGGTAAGCATAGACATTGATTCCGGTTTATCACAGATAAATATTCATTACCTGTAA
- a CDS encoding tetratricopeptide repeat protein, protein MKIKLKKSILSAFFLFLLFLVPISPVLAGNSDNTQLEQLLQSIIEEKSNIENAYTFINVGNFFLENELYKPAQEEYKKALEIDPFNKMALVNLSYALYREEEHDEAFEILTDLTVNDTANAHAYYVKGLIYKDQRKIDEAIEQYEKVIDLIPNHQQLNAELGQLYLDNHQLIEANERFTEMGYSQLRPNIMEKITDYQVNAYCYLHLGNYYRNINEIEKAQQAYQTATQFKNDNRSIALAHFYLGEIKLSEQEYEKAIIEKILAQRMYPLGEHNFTFNTFAEAFIEIGDMYYHEANLPEALNNYELATNMGSAQDILALAHYKKGLTYYRSQDYENSLREAETALSLNPDYLSDQQRLIDLLVANSWSKITGNK, encoded by the coding sequence ATGAAAATAAAATTAAAAAAAAGTATTTTATCTGCATTTTTTCTATTTCTTCTTTTTTTAGTACCAATTTCTCCGGTTTTAGCAGGCAACTCTGATAACACCCAGCTTGAACAACTATTACAATCAATAATTGAAGAAAAAAGTAACATTGAAAATGCTTATACTTTTATCAATGTAGGCAACTTTTTTTTAGAGAACGAATTATACAAACCAGCTCAGGAGGAATATAAAAAAGCACTTGAAATTGACCCATTCAATAAGATGGCACTGGTAAATTTAAGTTACGCTTTGTATAGAGAAGAAGAACATGACGAGGCTTTTGAGATTCTGACAGACTTAACTGTGAATGATACTGCTAATGCACATGCTTATTATGTTAAAGGCCTGATATACAAGGATCAGAGAAAAATTGATGAAGCTATTGAGCAATATGAAAAAGTAATTGATTTAATACCAAATCACCAACAATTGAATGCTGAATTAGGACAGCTTTATCTTGATAACCACCAGTTAATAGAAGCAAATGAGAGATTTACTGAAATGGGATACTCTCAATTGCGACCTAATATTATGGAAAAAATTACTGATTATCAAGTTAATGCTTATTGTTATCTACACTTAGGAAATTATTATAGAAATATAAATGAAATAGAAAAAGCACAACAGGCATACCAAACTGCAACACAGTTTAAAAACGACAATAGATCAATTGCTTTAGCACATTTCTATTTAGGAGAAATCAAGCTTTCGGAACAAGAGTATGAAAAGGCAATTATAGAAAAAATATTAGCCCAAAGAATGTATCCTCTTGGTGAGCATAATTTTACTTTTAATACTTTTGCAGAGGCTTTTATTGAAATTGGCGATATGTATTATCACGAAGCTAATCTTCCTGAGGCTTTGAATAATTATGAGCTTGCCACAAACATGGGTTCTGCTCAAGATATTTTAGCCTTAGCACATTACAAAAAAGGTCTTACTTACTATCGAAGTCAGGATTATGAAAACTCCTTAAGAGAAGCAGAAACAGCCCTATCCCTGAATCCTGATTACCTGTCTGACCAGCAAAGATTAATTGACCTGCTTGTAGCTAATAGCTGGTCAAAAATAACTGGTAATAAATAA
- a CDS encoding phenylalanine--tRNA ligase beta subunit-related protein → MHKRKIKISSDIFVRYPEFKRGVIIVRDIKVAEKNKRIKKPLNNIIKQRQSENIDYNEHPFVKAWDEAHIKFNSNPEQYPPSIKALLSRVAYGGGLPFINSVVTLFNYISIKYLVPCGGDDIDSISGNLYLGFATGNELFTGLGSTETEHPVKGEVIYYDDKSNQVMCRRWNWRNAEFSKITTGSQRIVINIDGIDAIPESTIIQARDELDNLLKLHCNADTVTELLLREKQEICLSD, encoded by the coding sequence GTGCATAAACGAAAAATAAAAATTAGTTCAGATATTTTTGTAAGATATCCGGAGTTCAAACGAGGAGTTATTATTGTCAGGGATATAAAAGTTGCTGAAAAAAACAAGAGAATTAAGAAGCCACTGAATAATATTATAAAGCAAAGACAATCTGAAAACATAGATTATAACGAACATCCTTTTGTTAAAGCATGGGACGAGGCACATATTAAATTTAATTCCAATCCGGAGCAATATCCGCCGTCTATAAAAGCACTGTTATCCAGAGTAGCTTATGGGGGAGGATTGCCTTTTATAAATTCTGTTGTTACTCTTTTTAATTATATCTCTATAAAATATCTTGTTCCTTGCGGTGGAGATGACATAGATAGTATTTCTGGTAATCTCTATTTAGGTTTTGCAACCGGAAATGAACTGTTTACCGGATTAGGCAGTACAGAAACTGAACACCCGGTAAAAGGTGAAGTAATCTATTATGATGACAAAAGTAATCAGGTTATGTGTAGAAGGTGGAATTGGCGGAATGCAGAATTTTCAAAGATTACTACCGGTTCTCAGAGAATTGTCATCAATATAGATGGTATTGATGCTATTCCTGAATCGACTATTATTCAAGCAAGGGATGAGCTGGATAATTTATTAAAACTTCATTGCAATGCTGATACTGTAACAGAATTACTGCTAAGAGAAAAGCAGGAAATTTGTTTATCAGATTAA